From a single Arthrobacter sp. SLBN-112 genomic region:
- a CDS encoding polyprenol monophosphomannose synthase, with protein MRVLTIIPTYNELESLPKTLQRLRKAVPASDVLVVDDNSPDGTGQLADGFAAEDSQVHVLHRKGKEGLGAAYIAGFKWGLDAGYDVLVEMDADGSHQPEQLPQLLEAVDQGADLAMGSRWVPGGSVVNWPLYRQAISRIGSTYARLMLGLRIKDVTGGYRAFRRTTLEKLNLDQVDSVGYGFQVDLAWRVAKLGLRIEERPITFVERELGASKMSGNIVIEAMVNVTRWGLAARWNTLTGKLKNKQA; from the coding sequence GTGCGCGTCCTTACGATCATTCCCACCTACAACGAACTGGAATCGCTGCCCAAGACGCTCCAGCGCCTTCGGAAGGCCGTTCCGGCGTCGGACGTGCTGGTGGTTGATGACAACAGCCCCGACGGCACCGGCCAACTTGCCGACGGATTCGCCGCCGAGGACTCCCAGGTCCACGTCCTGCACCGCAAGGGCAAGGAAGGCCTGGGCGCCGCCTACATCGCCGGCTTCAAGTGGGGCCTGGACGCCGGCTACGACGTCCTCGTCGAGATGGACGCCGACGGCTCGCACCAGCCCGAACAGCTTCCCCAACTGCTCGAAGCCGTGGATCAGGGCGCAGACCTGGCCATGGGCTCGCGCTGGGTTCCCGGCGGCAGCGTGGTCAACTGGCCGCTGTACCGCCAGGCGATCTCCAGGATCGGCAGCACCTACGCCCGGCTGATGCTCGGCCTGCGGATCAAGGACGTCACCGGCGGCTACCGGGCATTCCGCAGGACCACCCTGGAAAAGCTCAACCTGGACCAGGTTGACTCGGTGGGCTACGGCTTCCAGGTGGACCTGGCATGGCGCGTGGCCAAACTGGGGCTCCGCATCGAAGAACGCCCCATCACCTTCGTGGAGCGCGAACTCGGCGCCTCAAAGATGAGCGGCAACATCGTGATCGAGGCAATGGTCAACGTCACCCGCTGGGGACTGGCAGCCCGCTGGAACACCCTGACAGGCAAGCTGAAGAACAAGCAGGCGTAG
- a CDS encoding type III polyketide synthase yields MTVYVRSLETAVPGTKLIQSEARDVFAAQPGLSRLGSRLVNTCFDGAAIETRFTAVQELTNASRSENPQFYDQETGLLLNPSTKVRNDIFAREATKLFVEAARAALQAAPELDLLDITHLVTVSCTGFFNPGPDYKLVRELGLNPAVQRYHLGFMGCYAAFPALRAAKLFCEADPNAVVLVVCAELCSLHVRTSNDPDTIMGSALFADGAAAAVVTARQGTDETALMKLDHFETVLTPVGEDSMAWNIGDNGFEMVLGNYVPHIIDDHIVGALEPLLETEPELAALPYTAIPHWAIHPGGRSILDKVQSRLGLSDAQLVPAREILRSYGNMSSATVLFVLKHILEQPLQEGAAGDERICSMAFGPGLTVETGLFTKLRQATGGQTLHGEDKAAEADLRVFQNRTAAEAPVA; encoded by the coding sequence ATGACGGTCTATGTGCGCTCACTTGAAACAGCAGTTCCGGGGACAAAGCTGATCCAGTCCGAAGCCCGTGATGTGTTTGCGGCCCAGCCGGGCCTGTCCCGTTTGGGTTCACGGCTGGTCAATACGTGTTTCGATGGTGCAGCCATCGAGACGAGGTTCACGGCCGTGCAGGAACTCACCAACGCGTCCCGTTCGGAAAACCCGCAGTTCTACGACCAGGAAACCGGGCTGCTGCTGAATCCCAGCACCAAAGTGCGCAACGATATCTTTGCCCGCGAGGCCACAAAACTGTTCGTGGAAGCCGCCCGCGCTGCCCTGCAAGCGGCCCCGGAACTCGATTTACTTGACATAACTCACCTCGTGACAGTCTCCTGCACCGGTTTCTTCAACCCTGGCCCCGACTACAAGCTGGTCCGCGAACTTGGCCTGAACCCGGCAGTCCAGCGCTACCACCTGGGCTTCATGGGCTGCTACGCGGCCTTTCCCGCGCTCCGCGCAGCGAAACTTTTCTGCGAGGCGGACCCCAACGCCGTCGTCCTGGTTGTCTGCGCCGAACTGTGCTCCCTCCACGTCCGCACATCCAACGACCCGGACACCATCATGGGCTCGGCACTGTTCGCCGATGGTGCCGCAGCCGCCGTCGTGACTGCCCGCCAAGGCACCGACGAAACCGCGCTGATGAAGCTCGACCACTTCGAGACGGTCCTGACGCCTGTCGGTGAGGATTCCATGGCGTGGAACATCGGCGACAACGGCTTCGAGATGGTTCTTGGAAACTACGTTCCGCACATCATCGATGACCACATTGTCGGCGCGCTGGAGCCCCTTCTGGAAACGGAACCGGAACTGGCAGCACTCCCCTACACGGCGATCCCCCACTGGGCCATCCATCCCGGCGGCCGCAGCATCCTGGACAAGGTGCAGTCAAGGCTTGGCCTCAGCGATGCGCAGCTTGTCCCTGCACGGGAGATCCTGCGCAGCTACGGCAACATGAGCAGCGCCACGGTCCTCTTCGTCCTCAAGCACATCCTGGAACAACCCCTCCAGGAAGGTGCTGCCGGGGACGAGCGCATCTGCTCCATGGCCTTTGGTCCCGGCCTGACCGTGGAAACCGGCCTGTTCACCAAGCTCCGGCAAGCAACTGGCGGCCAAACCCTGCATGGGGAGGATAAGGCCGCAGAGGCTGACCTGAGGGTGTTCCAAAACCGGACGGCCGCCGAAGCGCCCGTAGCCTGA
- a CDS encoding tyrosine-type recombinase/integrase — protein MAVDGSGRVLQLGSVSLLHPEEQTLEDMFTGWRNQQLSRNLQFDTIDKGIGCVRRFVDHVNEFPWNWAPEHVEEYFGDLRSIHQLKHSTIRGYQSTLRRFSSYVSNPDYGWDRVCEQRFGTHPSQVFFDWNTASHSQEYEGRPAKRPFTKAELQKLFDYADDQVELIAASGKKGWKAAYRDAVMLKVTYSYGLRFNELRHLQTVDFATNPQARRFGKAGVCKVRFGKSRKGSPHKPRSVLTVFDWTAGVIEDWLANGRGTLETLDLFPSERGGLICESTLLRRLRRYLAELGMPMEGLDLHSLRRSYATHLLEDGWDPRFVQYQMGHEHASTTGIYQFVSDDFRNSTLRAALDRTMDEVLGVQMRGQW, from the coding sequence GTGGCAGTTGATGGGTCCGGGCGCGTGCTGCAGCTAGGTTCTGTTTCTCTGCTGCATCCCGAGGAACAAACGCTGGAGGACATGTTCACGGGCTGGCGTAACCAGCAGCTCTCCCGGAACCTGCAGTTCGACACAATTGATAAGGGCATCGGGTGTGTCCGCAGGTTCGTGGACCATGTGAACGAGTTCCCCTGGAACTGGGCTCCTGAGCATGTCGAGGAGTATTTCGGGGATCTGCGCTCGATCCATCAGCTGAAGCACTCCACCATTCGTGGTTACCAGTCCACCCTTCGCCGTTTTTCGTCTTACGTGTCGAACCCGGACTATGGCTGGGACAGGGTCTGTGAGCAGCGCTTCGGGACGCACCCGTCCCAGGTCTTCTTTGACTGGAACACCGCTTCACACTCCCAGGAGTACGAAGGGCGCCCTGCCAAGCGGCCCTTCACCAAGGCCGAACTGCAGAAGCTGTTTGACTATGCTGACGACCAGGTCGAACTGATCGCAGCCTCGGGCAAAAAGGGCTGGAAGGCGGCCTACCGGGACGCCGTCATGCTCAAGGTGACCTACTCGTACGGGCTCAGGTTCAACGAGCTCCGGCACCTGCAAACCGTTGACTTCGCGACCAACCCGCAGGCGCGCAGGTTCGGGAAAGCCGGTGTCTGCAAGGTCCGCTTTGGCAAGTCACGCAAGGGCTCCCCCCACAAACCCCGCAGCGTCCTGACGGTCTTCGATTGGACCGCCGGTGTCATCGAGGATTGGCTCGCCAACGGGCGCGGCACGCTTGAAACCCTGGACCTGTTCCCCAGTGAACGCGGCGGCCTGATCTGCGAATCCACTCTGCTGCGCCGCCTCCGGCGATACCTCGCCGAGCTGGGAATGCCGATGGAGGGCCTGGACCTGCATTCCCTGCGCCGCTCCTATGCAACGCACCTGCTGGAGGACGGGTGGGATCCTAGATTCGTGCAATATCAAATGGGCCACGAACATGCCTCCACCACCGGGATCTATCAGTTCGTCAGCGACGACTTCCGGAACTCCACCCTGCGGGCTGCCTTGGACCGCACCATGGACGAAGTCCTGGGCGTGCAGATGAGAGGCCAGTGGTGA
- a CDS encoding putative RNA methyltransferase encodes MPSADFPLLCPVCSHPLEHLAATAARQPRLLCPNGHSFDAARQGYFNLLVGKGSPFEPDSAAMVASRFNFLGNGTYLPLAQAVAAAVVPHLPQKGAVVLDSGTGTGHYLRGILDAAAAGGRQVSAIGLDISKFALRRAARLNPEAVNLVWDIWRPLPVAENSVDAVTVVFAPRNPAEFARVLRPKGVLVVVTPRTGHLADIAAVTGMLGIEEGKDERLAGAMAEHFELDTTLDVDIPLELTRTAAADLAFMGPAGHHLDLGQIAARLEDSREPVTADAKFRLFVFTPKRNAAP; translated from the coding sequence ATGCCTTCCGCGGATTTCCCCCTCCTCTGCCCTGTCTGCTCACATCCGCTGGAACACCTCGCCGCGACGGCTGCGCGCCAGCCCCGCCTGCTTTGCCCAAACGGCCACAGTTTCGACGCCGCCCGGCAGGGCTATTTCAATCTCCTGGTGGGCAAGGGCAGCCCCTTCGAGCCGGACAGTGCCGCGATGGTGGCGTCACGCTTCAACTTCCTGGGGAACGGCACCTACCTTCCGCTGGCGCAGGCCGTGGCCGCCGCCGTCGTGCCCCACCTGCCCCAGAAAGGTGCAGTGGTGCTGGACTCGGGGACCGGCACCGGACACTATCTGCGCGGGATCCTCGACGCCGCAGCGGCCGGGGGGCGGCAGGTATCCGCAATCGGCCTGGACATTTCCAAATTTGCCCTTCGCCGGGCTGCACGGCTCAATCCGGAGGCCGTGAACCTGGTCTGGGACATCTGGCGGCCGCTGCCGGTTGCGGAGAATTCGGTCGACGCCGTCACGGTGGTCTTCGCCCCGCGGAACCCGGCCGAATTTGCCCGGGTCCTTCGCCCCAAAGGCGTGCTGGTGGTGGTGACACCGCGAACCGGGCACCTTGCGGATATCGCCGCCGTTACCGGGATGCTTGGTATCGAAGAGGGCAAGGACGAGCGCCTGGCCGGGGCGATGGCGGAACATTTCGAACTTGACACCACCCTCGACGTCGACATCCCGCTGGAGCTGACGCGTACCGCCGCCGCCGACCTGGCCTTCATGGGACCGGCCGGGCACCACCTGGACCTGGGGCAGATCGCCGCCCGGCTCGAAGACTCCCGGGAGCCGGTAACAGCCGACGCAAAGTTCCGGCTCTTCGTGTTCACGCCCAAGCGCAACGCGGCCCCGTAA
- a CDS encoding NfeD family protein, with translation MFEWLGENWWALWLTAFLAFAVVEMITLDLFFIMLGGGSIAALVADFAGAEPWLQVVVFCVVSLLMVAFVRPVALAHLKKGPAEQRTNVDRLIGEPAIVMEAVTSDGGLVKIGGDIWSARSAAGILPAGQKVVVAAIDGATAVVSVPPPAATGPDTA, from the coding sequence ATGTTCGAGTGGCTTGGCGAAAACTGGTGGGCATTGTGGCTCACGGCTTTCCTGGCGTTTGCAGTGGTCGAGATGATCACCCTTGACTTGTTTTTCATCATGCTCGGCGGCGGATCGATCGCCGCACTGGTAGCCGACTTCGCCGGCGCAGAACCTTGGCTCCAGGTAGTGGTTTTCTGCGTGGTGTCCCTGCTCATGGTGGCCTTTGTCCGGCCGGTGGCTCTCGCACACCTGAAGAAGGGCCCGGCCGAGCAACGGACCAACGTGGACCGGCTGATCGGTGAGCCGGCCATAGTGATGGAGGCCGTGACCTCCGACGGCGGCCTGGTGAAAATCGGCGGCGATATTTGGAGCGCCCGCTCCGCCGCGGGGATCCTTCCCGCGGGCCAGAAGGTGGTAGTGGCAGCCATCGATGGCGCAACAGCAGTGGTTTCGGTACCGCCCCCGGCGGCCACCGGTCCAGATACAGCCTGA
- a CDS encoding RNA polymerase-binding protein RbpA encodes MSDRSLRGMRLGAQSMETESGVEPAPRQRVEYRCADGEQVFVTFSSEAEIPPVWVSKTGKEALLVDGEKPDTSNDKAVRTHWDMLLERRSLPELEQILEDRLTILRERRGERRSA; translated from the coding sequence ATGAGCGATCGCAGCCTGCGGGGCATGCGCCTTGGTGCGCAGAGCATGGAGACCGAGTCCGGAGTCGAGCCGGCTCCGCGCCAGCGGGTCGAGTACCGTTGCGCAGATGGCGAGCAGGTCTTCGTCACGTTCTCCTCCGAGGCGGAAATTCCTCCGGTGTGGGTCTCCAAGACCGGCAAGGAAGCGCTCCTGGTTGACGGCGAGAAGCCGGACACCAGCAATGACAAGGCAGTCCGCACGCACTGGGACATGCTGCTGGAACGCCGCTCGCTTCCTGAACTCGAACAGATCCTCGAGGACCGCCTGACCATCCTGCGCGAACGCCGCGGAGAACGCCGCTCGGCATAA
- a CDS encoding amidohydrolase, translating into MPRPDATSRSDATPRPAPVLYRNGSVYTAADPFATAMLVDGDTVAWVGSEQAASSIADSSMDIIDLRGALVAPGFVDSHIHLTETGIALDSLQLGTATSARALLDAVASAGGEGPVLGHGWDESIWADPALPSAEELERASGGRPVYLSRVDVHSALVSTSLVQSAELRGKDGYDGGARVMRAAHDAARLATRQLPQDALKRHQARALAEAAANGYVAVVEMGAPHIGGAEDVRLAAAWNEARPGAQRFPEVLPYWGELVSSEAQARSLVEQLGGGIQGLAGDLNIDGSIGSRTAALRTGYSDAGQERGSLYLSADQAAAHLAACSLAGIQGGFHVIGDAGLDAALEALDLAAKEVGEQRVRAAGHRFEHVEMADAAAVAKLAHYSVTVSAQPSFDAAWGGAGALYERRLGERSRSMNPFAAFYSAGVPVCFGSDSPVTPLRPWSSVRACVEHNNPEQRISARAAFLGHTRAGWRAARHTNPMAGQLVPGSPASFAVWEVEELMVQVAAGRVQSWSTDPRARTPLLPALDTGSDPVCLQTVKDGAELFASPALRS; encoded by the coding sequence ATGCCCCGCCCCGATGCAACGTCCCGCTCCGATGCCACCCCCCGTCCCGCGCCGGTGCTGTACCGCAATGGTTCGGTTTACACGGCAGCGGATCCCTTCGCAACCGCCATGCTGGTGGACGGTGACACCGTTGCCTGGGTTGGCTCAGAGCAGGCCGCATCCTCCATCGCGGACAGTTCCATGGACATCATCGACCTCCGCGGCGCCCTGGTGGCACCGGGATTCGTCGACTCCCACATCCACCTGACCGAAACCGGAATCGCGCTGGACTCGCTGCAATTGGGGACGGCCACCTCGGCCAGGGCGCTGCTGGATGCCGTCGCGTCGGCTGGCGGGGAAGGGCCCGTGCTCGGCCATGGCTGGGACGAGTCCATCTGGGCTGATCCCGCCCTGCCCAGTGCCGAGGAACTGGAGCGGGCGTCCGGCGGCCGGCCGGTCTACCTTTCCAGGGTGGACGTCCACTCGGCCTTGGTGTCGACGTCGCTGGTACAGTCGGCGGAGCTTCGCGGCAAGGACGGGTACGACGGCGGTGCCCGGGTCATGCGGGCAGCCCACGACGCCGCCCGGCTGGCAACCCGGCAGCTGCCGCAGGATGCGCTGAAGCGGCACCAGGCCCGTGCACTGGCAGAGGCCGCCGCCAACGGATATGTCGCCGTTGTCGAGATGGGAGCCCCGCACATCGGAGGCGCCGAGGACGTGCGGCTTGCCGCAGCTTGGAATGAGGCCCGTCCGGGTGCGCAGCGCTTTCCCGAGGTGCTGCCGTACTGGGGCGAGCTGGTCTCGTCCGAGGCGCAGGCCCGTTCCCTTGTGGAGCAGCTTGGTGGCGGCATCCAGGGGCTGGCAGGGGACTTAAACATCGACGGATCGATCGGATCCAGGACGGCCGCCCTGCGCACTGGCTACAGCGATGCCGGCCAGGAGCGCGGCAGCCTGTACCTCAGCGCCGACCAGGCGGCAGCCCATCTTGCCGCCTGTTCCCTGGCAGGGATCCAGGGCGGCTTCCATGTGATTGGGGACGCCGGGCTGGACGCTGCGCTGGAGGCACTGGACCTGGCAGCCAAAGAGGTGGGCGAGCAGCGGGTGAGGGCCGCGGGCCACCGCTTTGAGCATGTGGAGATGGCTGACGCCGCGGCTGTGGCCAAGCTGGCCCACTACTCCGTGACCGTCAGCGCCCAACCCTCCTTCGATGCGGCATGGGGCGGAGCCGGCGCCTTATACGAGCGGAGGCTGGGGGAGCGGAGCCGGTCGATGAACCCCTTCGCCGCTTTCTACTCCGCCGGAGTTCCTGTCTGCTTCGGCAGCGACAGCCCTGTCACGCCGCTACGTCCCTGGTCCAGCGTGCGCGCCTGCGTGGAACATAACAACCCGGAGCAGCGCATTTCCGCACGGGCAGCCTTCCTGGGCCACACGCGTGCCGGCTGGAGGGCCGCACGCCACACCAACCCCATGGCCGGACAGCTTGTTCCCGGGTCGCCGGCCAGTTTCGCCGTGTGGGAGGTGGAGGAATTGATGGTCCAGGTGGCTGCCGGCAGGGTGCAGTCATGGAGCACCGATCCGCGGGCCAGGACCCCGCTGCTGCCGGCACTGGACACGGGCTCCGATCCGGTATGCCTGCAAACCGTAAAAGACGGTGCCGAACTCTTCGCCAGCCCGGCCCTGCGTTCCTGA
- a CDS encoding peptide deformylase, producing the protein MTQTVPPTTAGAGEIREIVERILSAGSLPPIVQAGHPALRQRAAAFDGQLSADELARLIEVMRQVMHEAPGVGLAAPQLGIPLQLAVVEDQFDVDPDAAALRNRRPLEFLAILNPRYTPLGSGLAPFYEGCLSVNGLQAVVARPDAVLLEYLTPDGAAERREFSGWQARIVQHETDHLNGILYLDRAQLRSLSSNAEYAAHWADAGINKAREGLGFDDGPAGISLG; encoded by the coding sequence ATGACCCAGACTGTTCCCCCAACAACCGCCGGCGCCGGCGAAATCCGTGAGATTGTTGAGCGCATCCTGTCCGCCGGGTCCCTCCCGCCCATCGTCCAGGCCGGCCACCCAGCGCTCCGCCAGCGTGCCGCCGCGTTCGACGGCCAGCTCTCCGCAGACGAGCTGGCCCGCCTGATCGAGGTCATGCGGCAGGTCATGCATGAGGCCCCTGGCGTGGGCCTGGCCGCCCCGCAACTGGGCATCCCCCTGCAGCTCGCCGTGGTGGAAGACCAGTTCGACGTCGACCCGGACGCCGCAGCGTTGCGGAACCGGAGGCCGCTGGAGTTCCTGGCCATCCTCAACCCCCGGTACACGCCGCTGGGGTCCGGACTTGCCCCGTTTTATGAGGGCTGCCTTTCCGTCAACGGGCTCCAGGCGGTGGTGGCGCGGCCCGACGCCGTGCTCCTGGAGTACCTGACGCCCGACGGCGCGGCGGAGCGGCGGGAGTTCTCCGGGTGGCAGGCACGGATCGTCCAGCACGAGACGGACCACCTCAACGGCATCCTGTACCTGGACCGCGCCCAGCTCCGGTCGCTGAGCAGCAATGCCGAATATGCAGCGCACTGGGCCGACGCCGGCATCAATAAGGCGAGGGAAGGGCTGGGGTTCGACGACGGGCCGGCCGGCATATCGCTCGGCTGA
- a CDS encoding methyltransferase domain-containing protein, which yields MGILLRQRATMDVEQMDRPDCDARLLDNTYRQFGVINRVLSGWRKLYVKELRPIITPHPYPLTVLDMGSGGGDLAVMLARWAARDGKAMHITGIDPDPRADRFARQRPSMAGVEFRKAHSSDLVSEGARFDVVISNHVLHHLTPEELRGLLADSEILATGKVLHNDLVRSPAAFALFGLAALPFRQSFIREDGLTSIRRSYTPAELAAAAPPGWSVERSSAFHQVITYRRG from the coding sequence ATGGGAATCCTGCTGCGCCAACGAGCCACCATGGACGTCGAGCAGATGGACCGGCCGGACTGTGATGCCCGCCTGCTGGACAACACGTACCGGCAGTTTGGTGTCATCAACAGGGTGCTGTCCGGCTGGCGGAAACTCTACGTCAAGGAGCTTCGACCCATCATTACGCCCCACCCGTACCCCTTGACGGTGCTGGACATGGGATCCGGCGGCGGCGATCTCGCCGTGATGCTGGCCCGCTGGGCGGCGCGGGACGGCAAGGCGATGCACATCACGGGCATCGATCCCGATCCCCGCGCAGACCGTTTCGCCCGGCAGCGCCCCTCCATGGCCGGCGTCGAATTCCGCAAGGCGCACAGCAGTGACCTGGTCAGCGAAGGTGCCCGGTTCGACGTCGTCATCTCCAATCATGTGCTGCACCATCTGACACCGGAGGAGCTCCGGGGACTCCTGGCGGACTCCGAAATCCTGGCAACCGGGAAGGTACTGCACAACGACCTGGTCCGCAGCCCGGCCGCATTTGCCCTCTTCGGCCTGGCCGCCCTGCCGTTCCGGCAGTCCTTCATCCGGGAGGACGGCCTCACCTCCATCCGGCGCAGCTACACGCCGGCCGAGTTGGCGGCCGCCGCTCCCCCGGGCTGGTCCGTGGAGCGCTCGTCGGCCTTCCACCAGGTCATCACGTACCGGCGGGGCTGA
- a CDS encoding nuclear transport factor 2 family protein, which yields MADDSLPPASPKEHVLEFIRLLEAGGGAEDIRPFLSESFVLTEAPHLLAPEGSTRTLAEVLTGADQSRGLVKDQQFIIRRTTCQGGRVVVEADWSATVLMDLRYWDRGETIRARTSSVFEVRDGAIVSQDSYDCYYR from the coding sequence ATGGCTGATGACTCTTTACCCCCGGCATCCCCGAAGGAGCACGTCCTGGAATTCATCCGGCTCCTTGAGGCGGGCGGGGGAGCGGAGGACATCCGGCCCTTCCTGTCGGAATCATTCGTATTGACGGAGGCTCCGCATCTCCTGGCCCCTGAAGGTTCCACCCGGACATTGGCGGAAGTGCTCACCGGCGCGGACCAGAGCCGCGGGCTGGTGAAGGACCAGCAGTTCATCATCCGGCGGACCACCTGCCAGGGCGGCCGGGTGGTGGTGGAAGCAGACTGGTCGGCGACGGTGCTGATGGATCTGCGGTACTGGGACCGTGGCGAAACCATCCGGGCCAGGACGTCCTCGGTGTTCGAGGTGCGCGACGGTGCCATCGTGAGCCAGGACAGTTACGACTGCTATTACCGGTAG
- a CDS encoding SPFH domain-containing protein has product MENAGGTALAIVLVVLIVFVIIVLVRSVRIIPQARAGVVERLGKYQRTLNPGLTILIPFVDRLLPLLDLREQVVSFPPQPVITEDNLVVSIDTVVYFQVTDPRAATYEIANYIQAVEQLTTTTLRNVVGGLNLEEALTSRDQINGQLRGVLDEATGRWGIRVSRVELKAIDPPHSIQDSMEKQMRAERDRRAAILTAEGTKQSAILTAEGQRQAAILKAEGEAKAAILRADGESQAIQKVFDAIHKGNPDQKLLAYQYLQTLPKLAEGSANKLWIIPSEVGEALKGIGNALGGAGAETPAAGGLFDDVQGERSQP; this is encoded by the coding sequence ATGGAAAACGCAGGCGGAACCGCACTGGCCATCGTGCTGGTGGTTCTGATCGTCTTTGTCATCATAGTTTTGGTCCGGTCCGTCCGGATCATTCCGCAGGCCCGTGCCGGCGTCGTTGAACGGCTTGGCAAGTACCAGCGGACGCTCAACCCCGGCCTGACGATCCTCATCCCGTTCGTGGACCGGCTGCTGCCGCTTCTGGACCTGCGTGAACAGGTGGTGTCCTTTCCGCCGCAACCGGTCATCACCGAGGACAACCTGGTGGTCTCCATCGACACCGTGGTCTACTTCCAGGTCACGGACCCGCGGGCAGCCACTTACGAAATCGCCAACTACATCCAGGCCGTGGAGCAGCTCACCACCACCACCCTCCGCAACGTGGTGGGTGGACTGAACCTGGAGGAAGCCCTCACCTCCCGCGACCAGATCAACGGACAGCTTCGCGGGGTCCTCGATGAGGCCACGGGCCGTTGGGGCATCCGCGTCTCCCGGGTAGAGCTGAAGGCCATCGATCCGCCCCACTCCATCCAGGATTCCATGGAGAAGCAGATGCGCGCCGAACGCGACCGCCGTGCAGCCATCCTCACCGCCGAAGGAACCAAGCAGTCAGCAATCCTCACCGCCGAGGGCCAGCGGCAGGCCGCCATCCTCAAGGCCGAGGGCGAGGCCAAGGCAGCCATCCTCCGTGCGGACGGTGAGTCGCAGGCAATCCAGAAGGTCTTCGACGCCATCCACAAGGGCAACCCGGACCAGAAACTCCTGGCCTACCAGTACCTTCAGACCCTGCCCAAGCTGGCCGAGGGTTCCGCCAACAAACTGTGGATCATCCCGAGTGAAGTTGGCGAAGCCCTGAAGGGTATCGGCAACGCCCTCGGCGGCGCCGGTGCGGAAACCCCCGCTGCCGGCGGGCTTTTCGACGATGTGCAGGGTGAGCGCAGCCAGCCCTAG
- a CDS encoding FAD-dependent oxidoreductase: protein MDADVLIAGGGPVGLYLAAALLQEGVRVKVLEQRESRNRHTRAIGIHPPALEALAGIQVASSLVQEGVRIRTGMAVSGGRTVGTMAFDAVSDHYPFVLALPQFRTEELLEDRVRALDPGALVRGANVTAIRDDGDKVTATVQASPGATIPSSHGSSATGALLVAADGARSLLRGALGVPVVRKAYPDHYLMGDFDDGSGYGDKAVLFLEPEGIVESFPLPGRVRRWVVRLDRPAQPEAGPRELAELVHSRTGFLPDSATNSMLSAFSVRAVTARRMVTGRTVLLGDAAHEISPIGGQGMNLGWLDAAELVPLICAALAGESTGRRVREFEKNRRRAAAASRRQAEINMMLGRPLSRPLLRVRTGAIGAAAAIPRVNQWAARRFTMQQIT from the coding sequence GTGGACGCCGATGTCCTGATCGCCGGCGGCGGTCCCGTGGGCCTGTACCTGGCTGCCGCGCTCCTGCAGGAAGGCGTAAGGGTAAAGGTTCTTGAACAGCGGGAGTCACGGAACCGGCATACCCGCGCCATCGGCATCCACCCTCCGGCGCTGGAGGCACTGGCCGGAATCCAGGTTGCGTCCAGCCTGGTCCAGGAAGGCGTCCGCATCAGGACGGGCATGGCGGTCAGCGGCGGGAGAACAGTGGGAACCATGGCGTTCGACGCCGTCTCGGACCACTATCCCTTTGTCCTTGCCCTGCCGCAGTTCAGGACCGAGGAACTCCTGGAGGACCGGGTCCGCGCGCTGGACCCCGGGGCACTGGTCAGGGGTGCCAACGTCACCGCAATCCGGGACGACGGCGACAAGGTCACTGCCACGGTCCAGGCCAGCCCGGGTGCCACGATCCCAAGCAGCCACGGCAGCAGCGCCACCGGCGCATTGCTGGTGGCGGCAGACGGAGCCCGGTCACTGCTTCGCGGCGCGCTGGGCGTCCCGGTGGTCCGCAAGGCGTATCCCGACCACTACCTCATGGGGGATTTCGACGACGGCAGCGGCTACGGGGACAAGGCCGTCCTGTTCCTCGAACCGGAAGGGATCGTCGAGTCCTTTCCACTGCCCGGCCGGGTGCGGCGCTGGGTGGTGCGGCTGGACCGGCCCGCCCAGCCTGAAGCAGGACCCCGGGAGCTGGCGGAACTGGTGCACAGCCGGACCGGCTTCCTGCCTGATTCAGCTACGAACTCCATGCTGAGCGCGTTCAGCGTCCGGGCGGTGACGGCCCGGCGGATGGTGACTGGGCGGACTGTGCTCCTGGGGGACGCGGCCCATGAGATCAGCCCCATTGGCGGGCAGGGCATGAACCTGGGTTGGCTGGACGCTGCGGAGCTGGTCCCCCTGATCTGTGCCGCGCTGGCGGGTGAATCCACGGGGAGGAGGGTCCGGGAGTTCGAGAAGAACCGGCGCCGGGCTGCCGCCGCATCCCGCCGGCAGGCCGAAATCAACATGATGCTGGGCAGGCCGCTGTCCCGGCCGCTCCTTCGGGTCCGCACTGGCGCGATCGGCGCTGCCGCTGCCATTCCCAGGGTGAACCAGTGGGCGGCCAGGCGCTTCACCATGCAACAGATAACTTAA